TTACAGTCACTATAGAACGATTGTTTCTAGTTATGAATATAGGTAAGATTACACTTCacaacaagatgaaagatgagttttttgaataattatctcttcttattcgttgaaaaataaattactaaaaaGTTTAGTATAGATTCAATTATATAGGAGTTTCATGATATGCAAAAAAAGACGTTTCATGATTTTGTAGATAATTCgtatcattaatattttgaaacattatatttttatataacaatttgtgtgtatatatttttgtaGAACATTTTATGTTTACGTAATCGTCCCCTAACGCTGAATGTCAGCGTGGTCCCTAAGTATGATCgaattgataaaaatatgtatCTCTTGTGATGtctttcataaaaattaataacacttCACAAAAGTATGTattctttcataaaaatatttgtgatgTCTTTTTGAAAAGTTGTATCTCTTGCTAAAAGGGATAAGACATATATCTCTTGAAATAGTTGTATCTCTTATCTAAagatttatgttaaaaaaaaaaaaaacctgttaTCTTTTTTTCCGGTGTAATAGAAGGAAAAACAATATGCAAGAACAACGGTAAATATAAAGTAAGGTACAAAATCAAAGACCCTAATTTGGCCCCATCAAAGAGGATAAACCATAGCTAGGCAAGTGATTAACAACTTGATTACCTTCTCTCATAACATAACATCAAGTAAAGAAATCTTACCTAAAGGCATAAGATGAgttataaataactttttttaaaaatcaaattaactaATCTCACCTGGAATAGTTTAGTAGTCAGtccattaatttcaaaaatcatCTCTTATCATAACGATTAAGGATCATTCAAACAAACCTAAGATGAGTGAAAATTATGCATAAAACtagtttgaatttatatttgtttttaatccaaaaaaacatttttttattaaagaaaaataattaaataaatatatattacgcataaatataaattattttattactcattattaacttttttatcttataagtagtcatttataagaattttcaatttttatatcttaatttttttatttttttgtgaaaacttaaaatataataataataataataataataataataataataataatgatgaattTAAATCCTACAGGTTCAACCacattttagaatattaaatcccttttaaaaatattgttgataAACGTCATAAACTCAGCAGTCAGCACGTAATGAGCCCTCCAAATTTCTGGTTCTGGGTGTAAAGCAAAAACCCGGTCCGGTCCGGTCCGGTCCGGTCGAGTCCAGCCCATATAAACTTGAACGTTTGTTTGACAGTGCCGAGGAAACATTTGCAATGGCTAACAACGTCGTTGTTGTTCTTAAGGTAGCTCCTGTTTCTCTGCCTCCATTTCCCATAACAAACAATGCTCTCACTTTCAAGAGCCAAAGACACACACTTCATCTGAATTGCTTCCAAACCAAAAACAGAACAACCTCATTCCCTTCTTCCTCGTCAATCCTCAGAAACAAAGCTAGTTGCTCTGTGTTGGCGTGTCTCCCTCCTGAATCCTCAACCTCATCTTCCACTGCTAAACCCTCTTTTCCTTCTCCTCAAACTAAGCTTTATGTCAGTGGTTAGCTACTCTtactcttctgttgttgttacCCTTTTCGTTTTTCTTATCCGAATTTGCCTACGATTGAGAAAGGTTtcagcttttttttctttttcctcttgtGGGTCTCGTCCCAGTTGGGTGCCGGTGTTGATAATAGTTTTGTTTGCTATTACAAATGGGaaattgagattaaaaaaaaagggttttcatttacttttagaATGAGGGCTAGTTTGATTGTGGAGGATGGTTTCgttatttctttgaaaaagatgGTTTTACATGGGAGAAAAAGGAAGGGATAATGTTATGGTTTTGGTATGAAGAATGTTTGTCTCTAGTGATTGAAATGGCGGTGCCATGTTTAACTGGTAACTGAGGTTAGGAGGAAAGGGATAATGTTATGGTTTTGGTATGAAGAAGAGTAGTGAAAGGCTAGTATTTTTGTTAGGATTGTTGTGGATTTGATTTTGAGCATAATTCAGTTGTGGGAATTTTGCACtgctaaatgtttttttatgctGAAGAATTTAATGTAATGGTGGGAAGGTGACCGGTATCTCTAGATTCTGTTAGGTGTTTAACATCATAtcatctcttaatttttttcaactcaTAAGGATTCAGAAAGAGAAATAATGTTATGAGAGAATTTATATGAAATTTGAGATTCTACAAGATTAcgatcatattttttttgtttcaactgtTAACCTCTTTGGGTCGGTGTTAagttatcattatttattttcttaatgcaTTTACTGTCTagcaaaaatgtattttttcattGAGCAACCAACTTCATAAAATAAGGCATTTTCAAAACCTTTCATTGCGAATGATGTAAATTTCATCAGTAATGAACCTTGATGTCACTCATACACCACCTGTGATTGCTTTTGATTCAATTGCCATTTGCCATATTTTGCTACAGTCTACAGATtgtattcattattttattgtgaatatatttttaggacGAATCCTTGCAATTTGTTGTGAATATCTTTGGtatttgatatttgattgtgtatatgtatatttctgaataataactttataaatgttatttcttgttttttcagGGCTATCATTTCGTACCACTGAAGAGAGTTTGCGAAATGCATTTAAGAATTTTGGTCAACTTGTGGAAGGTAGGAATGGAAAATACTGATGTTTTCCTCTTTGTCAATTATGCTATTTGACTACAATTTAGGGTTCAGTATCTGTTAGCCATGTGCCAGTTCTAATCAATTACACTCTATACTTATTTGCTTAACTTATAACAGTCAAGCTGGTGATGGATAGAATTGCTAATAGACCAAGAGGGTTTGCTTTTCTTCGTTATGCAACTGAAGAAGAGTCGCAGAAGGCTATTGAGGGAATGCATGGAAAGGTATGATTTTGGTTGTTTCCTACGGTGTTATTTTGAAATCTCAGATGCATAAATGGAAGTTTATCTTATCCAGGAGAGTAATTTGGAGAGTTCGAGTTTTTTGCAACTTCCTTTGGTTTGCTAACTTTAAGTAATTTAGAGAGTAATTTGTAGCATTTGCTAAGTGCTAACAAGGCATCCTCTGCTTAACTTTCCTATTTGTAATTACATTTCAACATGCATATATGCACTACACAAAGTGCACATAATCACCTATGGATAGtattctaaattctaataaGCTGACTCCTGTATGCACAAAAACACAGGATAATACACAAGCAAATAAAAGCACTTATTTTACAGATAGAGTTTATACGAAATCGTTGCATTGAATTTTATATCGTTAGCATGCCATTAGGTTGATTGACACTGTTGGAATTGTACTTGGTTTCTATATATTTCTTCattgactaaattttataatggGCAATGGCTATCCCAAGGCTTACCTTGGTTACAAGGgtggatttttaagatttttaaagGGAATGAATAAGAATATAATTATGGTTTCATTTTGTATGTTGAAAACTAATCAAGA
The Glycine max cultivar Williams 82 chromosome 16, Glycine_max_v4.0, whole genome shotgun sequence genome window above contains:
- the LOC100305561 gene encoding RNA recognition motif-containing protein, which gives rise to MANNVVVVLKVAPVSLPPFPITNNALTFKSQRHTLHLNCFQTKNRTTSFPSSSSILRNKASCSVLACLPPESSTSSSTAKPSFPSPQTKLYVSGLSFRTTEESLRNAFKNFGQLVEVKLVMDRIANRPRGFAFLRYATEEESQKAIEGMHGKFLDGRVIFVEVAKPRSELAPRKQEDTRL